aataaataataaaataactaataaaaatcgggatgttacaatatATCTCATAATCTATCACCTCAATGAGGGTGGTACCTATAAACACTTTGATGCCTGAGTAAGTTTCTATCATGTGTGAGAGGTATCTAGGTTAAAAAAGTGTGTATATGAAACTTTATAGGGTTTATGAAGGTCTAGAATCTTCAAATGCAATATCAATGTCTAAAAGGACAAGTGTAACAATATACTTCattttgccatcttgcaatcatTTTTCAATAATTATCTTTGATCAAGTGTAATCCTAGGAAAGTCCCACACTTGTTCTTGAGGTCCTAGAACATTTCTTGGATCTGTAGCTGAAGGCATAGTATCCTTCCACTAAATTATGGTCCAATGTAATCATGATGTTCCAATCGAATTGCCTCTTGATTTTACTGTCTTGTTACCGGGCCACACATTATTGGACTTTATGTGTTATGAGACCTTAAACAATACCACAGTCCAAACaagaataattattattcatgtaaAATTTTATCATGTGGCTGGTTTGCCCGAGAGGTTAAGGGGGAAGACTTAAGATCTTCTGCACATAAGTGcgcatgggttcgaaccccataGCCAGCATTTTTTATTATAGCTTGTTTACTCTTTTGATCATTTTTGGCTTTGAGGAAAATACATGTGTAATACCGAAATATGCGCCACCCACATTTCTCTCTGTATTGGCTCATTTTCTCTATTTTGTCAATTTTTTCTTCAGAAATCTCCGGTCTTGGCCTTCATCACTTAGATATATGTCATAATCCTTCGATATTCTCcgtttttttgaaatatataaagcAACAAACATCATtgcataaaaaaatcaaataacttACATATTCCCAAAAGTTTTCATCATTTGTTGAAAtagtaaattgatttaaaattaaaaaaaaattaaagacaaTGAAATATATGCTTTATATTCTAAAAAGTTTGAGTTGTTTTCTATCCCAAATAGACTTAAAAAATGAAGTGTTTTACCATTTGTTCTCTTATGAAAGAAAAACGAATATGAATACCAGATATTTCATTGACAAATCCCAATTACGATAATTATATTGCAAACACTTACTTCAACAAAATATGAGCTTAAAATTAACACATTGTTGAAATTGgttaaaaatatacatgttggtattctttatggtggagtatgattttcggtgaagacaatgaaagttaatgtattagtttcaatcaaggtggagattgttgagtttgattgaaaatatatatgttgaagaagtctcacatcgcttatttttgtgaaggaagagggagtTCAAGGCTATATAAaggattcaagtttttctttacaaaatgcaccagtcaaaagcactttaagcttcTATTTggctttctttgttctcttatgctcttgtattagagtattgtgagatgtagttaaatatttgttttggaagGAGTGTGTGTACTGAGGTCCTGGGGTATTTGAGGATAGTCTAtgtgttgtaataatttttacatagtgttattctctagTTGTCATTTGACAACGATCATGGTTTTTTCTCcagttttggagtttccacgttaatctcttgtgtttttattttgttcctcttttttctctatgtttgttattttcccaacaCACATATGCCTATTCTTGTTGTCGTTCACTAACATTTTTTCGAGTTCATATCTTAGTAACATGTCCCGTATGAAATAATCATGTTTTCTACTAGAAGTGTTTGTAGAAAAAAAAATGATCTACAGCGTATATATTACTTTTATTTCTATTCCATGTCAACTTGCTTTACTTCTCAAATCCTTAGTTGTTTCAGCAGACTTATAAATGCAGTTGACAATATGATATATTCACTAAATAAATTTCTACCAGTCATCccacaataataaaaataaggcAGAAAAGCCAAAACCCAATATGATTCATGTCATTGCTGAAAAGTTATGTAAACATGTAAGAGAAAAAAGTGAGATGAATTCAGAAAATAAATAACTTCAAATTTCAATAACTAAAAGATAACAACAACAAATATTTCAATAGTAAcatatttgaaaattttctaaCAAAAGACcaatataatttttcaaaatacTGACTCAAAACAACACTCAACTAAAACTATCAACTATATACCTCTCTATTGGTCCTTCAAGTATAAATTTGTCTCCGAAACATGTAACCTGCATAAAATATGAAGTTCATATTAGAATATTGAAAAAAGCAAATGTACATAATAAAAAATGAAGTATATTAATGTATGTGGAagcaataaatattaaaaaaatcttaaCATATTGCAACCATGTTGTTAATGTGACGCTATCGTTGTGGTGTGGTCATTTTAATTTTCTAGGTAAAATCAAATGCTATCAAATTGGGATTTGATGAATCGCCAATGTTCTCAAAAGCTGGGATTAAAGAAGTCAACTGAAAACATATACATCTCACCCTAGAAGCAATCAATAAACTAGATCAATTTGCAAATAGAGAGTAAACCTCGGGTCTAATTTAACATAGTTTTAACAACGTAGGGTTTGAAGTAGATTGATGATTTAtgtaaaaatcaacaaaactagaagaaatagaagaaaacTAGGGTATTAGAAAACTAACTTCTTGAATGTTCTTAGAGAGTATCCTTGTTCCAATTGCCTTTTGATGTgttttaaattttgtgtttttttgttttatgttttgagTAGGGTTTTTAGTTTTGGTGGGAAGAAGAGTGGGGGATGATATTTTAGAAACTGAAACGTTTGGAATTCAGAAGAAATTAAATTAtactattttatatataatatgttttgacCTTTTACTGTTAGTTCACAATTAGTCCAGTGGCAATTCTATTTTTTCGTAGCCTAAGGTCTCTACTTCGACTCCTCATGtaccaattttaatttttattgttttatttcataaataatgTACACAACAGGTAGCGAACACTGAATACCTGACTTAATGAAAACAAGTTCTAAAACTTTTTAGGTCAGGTGGACGACACCCGACTTAAAAAGTAGACTTTTAAGTCAATTAACTAACACATGAGACTTAAAAAATTTCATgtggatttttttatttaatctttgtTAAGTCAGTTTTAAATGCACTCAACCtaactaaattataaatatttatgcaATTGGCACCGCATCACTTCTTAAGTCAGATGGCAGGTGAATTGACTTAACAACCTCTGCTAAAAAGGTAATTTTGTATTAATAAAATGAAGAACTATAATAATCTATGCTCAACATAATAACTAAACAACATTTAGACTGCATCTTATTTATATGTGAAATGAAGAACTATAATAATCTATGCTCAACATATGGAAGGAAAATATAGCCCAAGGTAACATGTGAAGTATTTATATGTAAGTATACCTTATTTATAATGGTATACACAAATTAACTAACCCACAAAAATTAATAAGTATAAGTCGGTAATCCTAATTTTTAAATACAACAATCTTTATATAGAAAAAGATTTGGCTTAAAAATGAAATAATCTATGGACCAAAATAAATGAGTTAATCAATACTTACTATTGTCCCTTTTTACAATAAGATGATCTCTCTAAAGCGCTTAGTGTAGGACCAGACAAACTTTCACAGTTTTAGGAGTTTGTATATTTTAAATCGCTTGATAATTGTCATGAGTTATCATTATCAAAACCAACTGACGGTTACATCTGCACAACACATAGATCCACTGTTTTAGGGCCTTAATCCTTGTGTTTTTTCCTTCCCTTATCCGATGGATCCTAAGCTTTCTATTAAATTAGTTTGCATTCGAGATgccatgaaagttgtagataaaCATCTATGAAATTCTCCTATGAAGTGATATGCTCGTTCCTTAGCCTCCATGATAGGCTCGTTCCTTAGCCTCTGTAAACTTAGACTCAGTCCTTAGTCTATGAAAAATGTGTGTACCTTGGTTTTACGCCTTATGCTCCTTTTATATGAGATTTTACAGGGCTTATGAAAGTTTAAAATCTTACAGTGCAATATCAATGTCTAAAAGGACAAGTGTAAGAGTATATTTCGCTTCGTCATCTCGCAATCATTCTTTGATAATTTTCTATGATCAAGTGTTATCCTAGGACAGGTCCACACTTGTATCCGAAGTCATAAAACCTTTCTTAGATATGTAGGTGAAGGCAGATATTATCCCCTAAATCACTAGTCAGACGTCATCATGTTGTTCCAATATAAATGGCTTTTTGATTTTATTGTCTTGTTATCAGGTCACAAACTATTGAACTTTATGTGTTATGGGGCCCTGAACAATTCCACAGTCCAAGCgagaataattattatttatgtaaaaTGTCAACATGTACTGGTTCACCTGAAAGGTTAAGGGGGAAGACTTAAGATCTTCTACACACAAGTGAGCATGGGTTTAAACCCCATAGTCagcatgttttttttaaaaaaattacatcgTATTTCTCTCTATTTCTTGCTCATTTTCTcagttttctctttttttcttcaaaaatctcCGGTCTTGGCCTTCGTCACTTTGATATATACCATAACCCTTCGATATTCAatgttttttgaaatatataaaacaaCAAACATCATTGcataaaacagaaataaaatcaaataaaaaacacataaaaatgaTAATGATAGCAAGCTTAACAACACGATAAAAATTAGACTTATCAACTGTTACTTTAGTGACAACCTAAAAATGTGGTTGTTACCTTCTTGAACTAGCTTCAGCGAAATATACACTTAAGAGTGACACATACCCATGTTTTTATATCGTTGGATAACACTTTGTCGTGATAATGTCTTTGTAAAATCTCATGTGGTTATTGATCATCTTCTCCATTCTCAATATTTACAAGGAAAATTTTTATGTGGTTGTCCATATATATGAATCTAATTTTTATCGTAATTTGTCTTTACAAATTATGTTACTTGTTGAATTCATCCTTCTTTAGTTTTTTTTGCATACCTACATCAAAATCATAgactttattcaaaaaaaaattacccTTAGCATATTTCCCAAAATTTTGATCATTTGTCAAAAtagtaaattgatttaaaattaaattaaaaaaattaaaaagaattttaaagaCAATGAAACGTATGTTTTATATAATGAAAAGTTTGAGTCCGTTTTTTATTCCAAATAGACTTTTGAAATgaggtatttgatgatttgttcttTTATGAACGAAAAACGAATCTGAATGCAGATATTTCAAATAATGACAAATCACAATTAGGATAATTATCTTGGAGGCACTAACTTCAACAAAAAAATGAGCTTAAAATCAACACATATCCCAATTTTTGCTATCCTCTACTAACATTTTGTCGAGTTGATATCTTACTAACATCTCAGGTTTGAAATGATATGTTTCAACTACAATTGTTGGTGGAAAAAATTTTATCTACAACATATATATTAATTTCATTTCTATTCCATGTAAAACTTACCTTAATTCTCAAATCCTTAATTGTTTCAGCAAACTTATACACGCAATTGACAATATGATATATTCACTAAAGAAATTTCTATCAAACTTaagtttctcaaaaaaaaaaaaaagttttaaattaagAGTTATAATAATTTATGCTCATCATAATAATTTAACAACATTTAGACTGCACCTTGAAGATGGAAGGAAAATATAGCCCACAAGGTAACCTATGAagcatttatatataaatataccttAGTTATAATGGTATACACAAACTAACAGACCCACAAAAATTAAGAGGTATATGCCGACAATTCTAATTTTTATATACAACAGtttatatagaaaaaaaattgactaaaaaatgaaataaaccaTGGAACAAAATAAATGAGTTTCTGgattaaaaaagtattttaattgattaaaaaatttaaaacaacaaTCTTAATAAGAAAAGGAAATTCTAAAAAgactatattttattttaaaaatgtaaaatGTAATCATGTAGCTGGTTTGCCCGAGAGGTTAAGGGGGAAGACTTAAGATCCCATGCACATAAGTGCGCATGGGTTCAAACCCCATAGCCagcatattttttttttttttttctttcataatttTCATTGATGTTTAAAATATAAACATAACTCGCCTTCTTGAACTAGCTTCagcaaaataacaataaaaaccaGACTTATCAACTCTTACTTTAGTGACAACCTACAAATGTGGTAGTCGCCTTCTTGAACTAGCTTCAGCGAAATATACACTTAAGAATGATACATATCCATGTTTTTTGTATTGTCGAATTTATATCTTactaatatttgaaatgatatgTTTTCCACTACAAGTGTTTGTAGAAAAAATGTATCTACATTCAGCTTTATTCAACTCTAAAATTTTGCAGTAACagtattatatatttttcttcaccAAAGAAATTAGATATGAAATCTCAACACCAGCTTTATTTAAGGTCCATGCTTTTGCTTTCATAGAATTAGATAATCTCAACTTAACCAACTATCTCTATCATTTTGTCACCAgaaggtaaaaaaaaaagaaactcacaaATGTcccaaaaaaagttttaaatgaagagCTATAATAATCTATGCTCAACAGAATATTTAACAGCATTTAGACAGCACCTTGCAGATGGAAGGAAAATATAGCCCACAAGGTAACCTAGGAAGCATATATATGCaaatatatcatatttataaTGGTATACACAAACTAACAGACCCACAAAAATTAAGAGGAATAAGCCGGCAATCCTAATTTTTAAATACAACACGAGTAAATGAGGCaaaacaatattttttcaagGACAAAACATGAGTATAAATTCTCATATGTCAGAAGCCGAGACCTTAATGGATATGGTGCGTGCATACTATAAACAGCATCACGTGACAAAGACTGCGGTATGGTATGTAGTGATATCATACAACGGTAAACCAAAACATTGGTGCTATTCAAATCACAAGTCATCTCAAACTCTCAATCAGGAATTTGGTCATAGCCACCATTTTCAGGAGACTGGTGTGACCCGTGACCTGTTCTTCCTGCATGTTGAGAACTTCACTTTAGTCTCTTTCATACCATATGAAAATAAGGGGAGGAGAGTATGCTAAAGTCACTAGACTTCATACCTGATAGGTCATAACCAGTATGTCTTGAATCTGGATGACTTCCCCAGTCTGTGGACCTGGGAGGTGTCACATGCAAACCAAGCTGTTGAATCATGAAATGACTTCCCCCCATGGCTTGATGTTCATCATTTACCCGCATTGGATTCCCACTGGAACTGTCAACTGTTTGGCGGAAACCTAAACTTGATGCTGATTCGCCAACTGGTGATGGCAACTTGCCGGCAGAGGCGTCACCTTTTCCACCACCACTAGTATCCTTTTTGTTGTCGATAGAAAATGTACCAACAATGACCTGTATATGTAATTCATATCAGGTGGTGCTTGGTAGTACTAGTAGTAAAAGCAGGAAGGTGAAAAATAAAATGTGAGGTTTGGTGATAAAACTTTCTCCCCAGCTTCTTGTCTTGGAGCATATGTATTCTACCACACAACATAGAGAATGCAATTTACtgaagacaaaagaaaaaaaagatgcaGGACACCAGCTCATGTTTCTAACCTACATGTTGATTTGCATTTCCTTCTAATATTACCTGAACTGGACCAGCAGCTTTAAGAGGCCCACCAATACCACCACCTATGATTTGTCCATCAGAATTAGACAAGCACACACTGAGACCACCACTTCGCCCCCCAGTTTCATTACGGACATAGGAACCGGTAAGTGAAATAACATCAAACCGACCCTGATATCAAAGCATTAAATAAATAAGTTGCAGTAGTTACAATATTAGCACATGACCAAATCAAAAGCATATGACTAAACAATTGATAAAGATTAACGACAACTATTTTCAGCAGTACCCGGTGTTTTTTCTAGACTATGACTCCTACTTAACAATTAATTCCGTGATAATACATGAACGAAATCACAATTACCATTTTAATCTAATATAGACAATTTACACAAAGGTTCCTCTTACTGTCCTCTTGAAGGTGACTGAGAAGATCAATCAGTATTCTTATAAGTGGTGCACTGAGATAGTGAGATATATCCCAAAAACGAGAATATGTTGTTTGAACCTCAAACTTCCACATTCAGGTTGGACCACCAAATAGTTTTGTTACTTGTTAGTAACTGTTGTGTGTATACAAATTAGCCATAAGCACGCAAAACGTGCATGTataaaatcaaagagatgaaaagGTAAGAAGAACATACGataagataaaaatgaaaaatatggcGGAGGACAATAACTTAtccttaataaaaaaattatatcaacatttatattctactatttttattaGTATAGTCGTTGGTCCATCAACATGTGGATGCACGAGGGTCATTTTTAGAGCAGTATGGGTAAGATGTAAAGATAAATCTTGGTTTCTTTAATACAAGTAGAAAAGATTAATCACCTGATTCGATGGCAAGAGAAAAACATTAAATAGAAATGTCAAACTTCAAAGTaatataaataggattatgaGCCTTGGTTATGTTAATACACAAATATACAATATTTTAACCATATGTTGCAAGTTTCAACAGTTCCATTTCCTTTAAGAGATTCTTTGAAGAATCTGGAAGGgaagataatattacataaaagacATGATAGGAAACAGGGATTATATTTCACCTCATACGTAATGTTGCCTCCTGAAGATGCCGGTTGACGAAGAGAGGCATTAGAAATGGAACCAGATGCAGACAGAATGCATATATCACCCCTAGTTTGTTGCATAAATTGCATAATTTTCTGGCCAACATCCTATTGAACACATGCTCAGATGATTATAGAAGCAAGATACACACAGAAGAAATATCAAAACCAAATTGGATAAATGGAAAACATAATATATTCCAACATCATGGATGCAGGAATATTTACAATgcctaaaaactaaaattaagatTCGAAAACATCTTGGCTGGAGGTGAACTATAAGGAGAAAAGGACTAATGTCAGAAAATACACAGAGGCATATTTTGCTTAAATAAACCGTTACTTGTAGAGATGTAAACGAATTTATTTTTGAGTGATGTTGTTATAGGTGCACTTAAGTAGGTTCAGATTGGTGAACATCAGCAAGAGACCAGGTGTTACTAAAGTGTTCCCTAAAAGCACTATTCTAGGATTGGAACAGAGAACTCTCTCCCACCAATATTCAATCTCAATTAGAAAACATAGTCACCTTATTTATCAAGGTACTTTCACAAAGAACTTAATATACCAAGAAGTGACAGGTTTACAAAATTGATATCATCAATACTACGAAAATACAGTCACAATCACAATGAGTCATGGCTAAGCATATCAGCCATTAATTCTTCAAACCTGATACCTCACATAGGACTAACAAGTGCCAAACAAACAAGGTGGGCAAGGACATGCTAGTAGTATAACATAAGAGTCAATAACTGGTTTTGTTTTCTAAATCTAATAAAGGGGACAAAAATTATAGTTATAGGGCACTAGGTATTTGTAAGTTGTAAGCACTACATAGTAGGTATCTACTCGAGAGATGGGTTGTTAATGAATTTAGTAGATATACCCAGAAGATATATAACTGCGCCATTTCAGACTAACTGAGCCTAGATGTGAACCCAAGTCACTATACTTACCAGGTACTGCAAGCAGATATAGAAATCCAAAATCAAGAAGCAGTATTCAAAGACAGTGAAAAATGCATACCTCACCAGCAGCAACAGCAATGACATGTACACTGAAACCTTGTCCTGCATTGCCTGCATCACTCCATTCGCAGAAGCATCAAATTAAAATTACAGACTCTATCACACACTAGATATCTTTTGTTACGCTAATCAGTAAATATATACTATAAAAAACATAAACTGAAGCTACATAACCAATAAAAGTTACACATGAGCACCCTCTTATTCTTAGAAATAACATCCAAGAGAAACAAACGAATATCAATCAATTGACAACACAACACAAAAACACTGTCTCATACTTGACTATGTCGATGAATTAGTAAGGAAGCAGCTAAATCTTGACACAACAACTGACACTCCACACAAGAGATCAGACAGACAGAATTCTATATCACTACACCTCTGAGAAAATGTGTGTCCGTGTCAGTGTCCAAAACTGACACCACACTTgaaattacatttaatttattcatttattcaaaaaaattcaaattattacCAGTGTCGTGTTTCTGGTGTCTGTGCTTTATAAGAATCTAGAGTCGTTGAAAGAGAGATTTTACAATGAAACCATAATTAAGTACAGCACAAAAACTATTTTAACTTGAATATCAAATCTTATATAGTTACTACACTAGTAgatcaaataaaacaaaaaatcaaatcaaGATTACTTAGttttcaattcatcaacaaaATTCACAGCCACTACAAATCAAAACATAATCAACAAAAAGCACGAATTCAATTCATAAACATTAAAATTTTCAGCgaagcaaaaaaaaaatcctagAGAGAGAAAAACGAACctagagagagagaatgagattTCCTAGAAGTAAAAGAAGGAGAAGGAGTAAAAGAATTGgtattcttgttgttgttgttatcagAAGTAGGTGAAAACGACGACGTAGAAGCTTTTTTAGCAGCTAGGGCTTGTTCTGGAGTTCCGTACTTTCTCGGTCTTCCTCTTTTTCTCTTAGCTGGTTCCAGCTGAGAGGAGACAGCAGAAGGGTAGAGTATGTGGGATCCATCGAGGCCGTTGGTGGGAGAagcggtggtggtggtggttgtgGTGGCGGAGGCTACGGTGGTGGAATTTCCgtgtggtggttgttgttgttgttgttgttggaggtGGTGATGCTGTTGTTGTTGGTGGTTGTGGTGGTGGAAGAAAGAGCTTAATGGGTTGTCATTGGGTTCCATTTTTTTGACGCTGCAAAaaaaatttagtatttttttatttgaaataaaaattaatattttttgtaatattaaATAATGAAAGAAAAGTAGTAGTTTATTATTATTGGTATATATTATCTTGTGAGGAGTGTGGTTTGGCTTCTCTTGACCTTGTGATTTGGTCTTTTGTTTCTCTCCAACTTTAACCTTTCACTTCTATTCAGTAcaacttcttttttttgtttaaattatgtAAGCAAGTCAATGAAAGTTTGATTTAATTATGTGAGCAAGTCAATCAAGTTTATTTGAAGTttattaaattatgttttatattaatataagaaataaaacatagctttaataatttattttgaagttCATTTCgaacaattttttttggatcGGCAAAACAAATCTGACATATTATGTATTATTATGCATTCTGTATTTTACTGGAGGACAAATTAAGAGTTTAGACATGCATTTTCCAATGTATCTATTTATTCTGATCGTTTTTTATGGATTTGAATAT
The Vicia villosa cultivar HV-30 ecotype Madison, WI linkage group LG6, Vvil1.0, whole genome shotgun sequence genome window above contains:
- the LOC131610695 gene encoding AT-hook motif nuclear-localized protein 14, with the translated sequence MEPNDNPLSSFFHHHNHQQQQHHHLQQQQQQQPPHGNSTTVASATTTTTTTASPTNGLDGSHILYPSAVSSQLEPAKRKRGRPRKYGTPEQALAAKKASTSSFSPTSDNNNNKNTNSFTPSPSFTSRKSHSLSLGNAGQGFSVHVIAVAAGEDVGQKIMQFMQQTRGDICILSASGSISNASLRQPASSGGNITYEGRFDVISLTGSYVRNETGGRSGGLSVCLSNSDGQIIGGGIGGPLKAAGPVQVIVGTFSIDNKKDTSGGGKGDASAGKLPSPVGESASSLGFRQTVDSSSGNPMRVNDEHQAMGGSHFMIQQLGLHVTPPRSTDWGSHPDSRHTGYDLSGRTGHGSHQSPENGGYDQIPD